Proteins encoded in a region of the Stieleria neptunia genome:
- a CDS encoding arylsulfatase: MPRSRYRRRVTHLFALTLLCFASATQAERPNIVVIMVDDMGFSDIGPYGSEIPTPHLDALAAGGVRFSQFYNTGRCCPTRATLLTGLYAHETGVGWMTTDQGTPGYRGRLNNQCVTIAEVLRDAGYFTAMTGKWHVGFNHGVTPWGRGFDRSLNLPAGGLHFSNQTGSKGRTKMFLNGEEVARDDPQFDPPWYGSDLWTEQGIRFVDEAIAAEKPFFWYLAHVAPHFPCMAPEDTIAKYRGKYMQGWDKLREQRYARQIESGLIDDQWELEPRPEEIPAWDSLTPAEQKRYDDMMAIYAAMIEDVDKNIGKLVDALRERSQLDNTLILFLSDNGGNAEAGIKGKYKGDHPGDPHSDVFIGKCWAHLNNTPFRKYKHYNHEGGTASPLIAHWPAQIDPQPGADGWMNTPTHLIDIMATCVDLGEATYPPEFNGQAIKPMRGQSLKPLLTGDGVFTKRTLYWEHEGNAAIRVGDRKLVRASIRGSWELFDLKTDRTEQTDLAAESPAEVKTLATRWRKWANEVGAMPKPGPKKKKKQN; encoded by the coding sequence ATGCCACGAAGTCGTTACCGTCGCCGCGTGACGCACCTGTTCGCGCTCACGCTGCTCTGCTTCGCATCGGCGACACAGGCGGAGCGACCGAATATCGTGGTCATCATGGTCGATGACATGGGGTTTTCGGATATTGGACCTTACGGCAGTGAAATTCCGACACCGCACTTGGACGCGCTGGCCGCCGGCGGTGTTCGGTTTTCGCAGTTTTACAACACCGGTCGTTGTTGCCCCACACGTGCGACGTTGCTGACCGGCCTGTACGCGCACGAAACCGGCGTCGGCTGGATGACCACCGACCAGGGAACGCCCGGCTACCGGGGCCGATTGAACAATCAATGCGTCACGATCGCCGAGGTCCTGCGTGATGCCGGCTACTTCACCGCGATGACCGGCAAGTGGCACGTCGGATTCAACCACGGCGTCACACCCTGGGGACGTGGATTCGATCGCAGTTTGAACCTGCCCGCCGGCGGATTGCATTTTTCAAACCAGACCGGTTCCAAGGGCCGCACCAAGATGTTTCTCAATGGTGAAGAGGTTGCCCGCGATGATCCGCAGTTCGATCCGCCCTGGTATGGCAGCGACCTGTGGACCGAGCAGGGAATCCGATTCGTTGACGAAGCGATTGCGGCGGAGAAACCGTTTTTCTGGTACTTGGCCCACGTCGCGCCGCACTTCCCCTGCATGGCCCCGGAGGACACGATCGCCAAGTATCGGGGCAAGTACATGCAGGGCTGGGACAAGCTTCGTGAGCAGCGATACGCCCGCCAAATTGAATCCGGGCTGATCGACGATCAGTGGGAACTGGAACCCCGCCCCGAAGAAATCCCAGCCTGGGACTCACTGACACCTGCTGAACAAAAACGTTACGACGACATGATGGCGATCTACGCCGCCATGATCGAAGACGTCGACAAGAACATCGGCAAGCTCGTCGATGCGCTCCGCGAACGGTCGCAGTTGGACAACACGTTGATCCTGTTTTTGTCCGACAACGGCGGTAACGCCGAAGCCGGCATCAAGGGCAAGTACAAGGGTGATCATCCCGGTGACCCGCATTCGGACGTCTTCATCGGCAAGTGCTGGGCACACCTAAACAACACACCGTTCCGCAAGTACAAACACTACAACCACGAAGGCGGGACGGCGTCGCCGCTGATCGCCCATTGGCCCGCGCAGATCGATCCCCAACCGGGCGCGGACGGCTGGATGAACACGCCGACGCATCTGATCGACATCATGGCGACGTGTGTGGATCTGGGCGAAGCCACCTACCCGCCAGAATTCAACGGACAGGCGATCAAACCGATGCGCGGACAGAGCCTCAAGCCCTTGCTGACCGGTGACGGCGTGTTCACCAAACGGACGTTGTACTGGGAACACGAAGGCAACGCGGCGATTCGTGTCGGTGATCGTAAACTCGTCCGCGCCAGCATTCGCGGCTCCTGGGAATTATTTGATCTGAAGACGGATCGCACCGAGCAAACCGACCTGGCCGCGGAATCCCCCGCCGAAGTCAAAACACTGGCCACCCGGTGGCGCAAATGGGCCAACGAAGTGGGAGCGATGCCCAAGCCGGGCCCCAAGAAAAAGAAAAAGCAGAATTGA
- a CDS encoding NAD(P)-binding domain-containing protein, translated as MSNPQPTASPDDARSTRVAIVGAGPIGLELAVALRRCGIEFELFDAGSIGNTISWWAPQTRWFSSNERIAIAGVPLLTSDQTKATREQYLTYLRGVATQFEIRVHTHCPVVNITRDEQNSGQGSGRFAVTTKPGGRPTVWSAEAVVLAIGGTDFPKKLGIPGEDLPHVDGYLRETHRYFGRNVLIIGGRNSAIEAALRLHHAGANVSLSYRGSELPEDHIKYWLLPEIKGLLAAGRIADFTGTLPVQISSECVQLKSIDDGSIAEVKADDVLSLIGYEQDKTLMRTAGIELSESMQRPTYDENTMQTNVPGIYIAGTATAGTQSSKYKTFLENCHDHVDKIVAHLSGRHIDSAPLQYRDQIMTQPES; from the coding sequence ATGTCCAATCCGCAACCCACCGCATCCCCCGACGACGCCCGTTCGACCCGTGTGGCGATCGTGGGTGCCGGACCGATCGGATTGGAACTCGCCGTCGCGCTGCGTCGCTGCGGCATCGAGTTCGAACTGTTTGATGCCGGTTCGATCGGCAACACGATCTCCTGGTGGGCTCCCCAAACACGCTGGTTCAGCAGCAACGAGCGGATCGCGATCGCCGGTGTTCCGCTGCTGACCAGCGACCAGACCAAGGCAACCCGCGAACAGTACCTGACGTACCTGCGCGGCGTGGCGACCCAATTCGAAATTCGGGTTCACACCCATTGCCCGGTGGTGAACATTACCCGCGACGAGCAGAACTCGGGCCAGGGCAGCGGTCGGTTCGCCGTGACGACCAAGCCGGGCGGACGGCCGACCGTCTGGTCGGCCGAGGCGGTGGTCTTGGCCATCGGCGGAACCGATTTTCCGAAAAAGCTGGGGATTCCCGGCGAGGATCTGCCCCACGTCGATGGCTACCTGCGCGAGACCCATCGTTATTTTGGCCGCAACGTGCTGATCATCGGCGGGCGAAACAGCGCGATCGAAGCGGCATTGCGATTGCATCATGCCGGTGCCAACGTGTCGCTCAGCTATCGGGGTTCGGAATTGCCCGAAGACCACATCAAGTATTGGTTGCTGCCCGAGATCAAGGGGCTGTTGGCGGCCGGCCGGATCGCTGATTTTACCGGCACACTGCCCGTTCAGATCTCCAGCGAGTGCGTTCAACTGAAATCGATCGACGACGGTTCCATCGCAGAAGTCAAGGCGGACGACGTGTTGAGTTTGATCGGGTATGAGCAGGACAAGACGTTGATGCGAACGGCCGGCATCGAATTGTCCGAATCGATGCAGCGACCGACTTACGATGAAAACACGATGCAGACGAATGTGCCGGGCATTTACATCGCGGGAACCGCAACGGCGGGAACACAGAGCAGCAAGTACAAGACGTTCTTGGAAAACTGCCACGATCACGTCGACAAGATCGTCGCCCATCTGTCGGGCCGACACATCGATTCGGCACCGCTGCAGTACCGCGATCAAATCATGACGCAACCGGAGAGTTAA
- a CDS encoding sulfatase-like hydrolase/transferase, protein MPSCLKSVSSALAALAVMLVCSPCLKAQTDDPSPAWSPVKDAMVSRWAKQITPDNVWAQYPRPQMTRSEWTNLNGLWDYAVSNSDAEQPNQWTGKILVPFAIESPLSGVGRRLAADETLWYRTTFDRSDVFPGEQATPIRIHFEAVDYRCNVWLNGRSLGEHVGGNLPFSFLVEDGLRDAQNELIVKVVDATDATGKYQLRGKQKVDNRGIFYTPVSGIWQTVWIEPVATSHIVDLKVTGDASGNVVVNANTQGDAKSIRVVAKDKQQQVAQSASGSGEVQLAIADGKLWSPDSPFLYDLQIDLLDDAGQVVDTVGSYVGLRTVGKQRDANGDLRLTLNGQEIFHWGPLDQGWWPGGLLTPPSDEAIRFEIDFLQRAGFNMIRKHIKVEPRRYYYHCDRAGMLVWQDQIEGGAGFESGEWPKWQRLDREHEKANLPRSWKPGDPLDATWPDGAHRQFMTELKGMVDHLYNHPSIVTWVPFNERWGQHRTMEVGRWIVDYDPTRHINIASGGNFFAVGDMADEHVYPHPNFPVDDDRYDDFVKIVGEFGGHGWPVANHLWRKSNRNWGYGGLPKTKPEYIERYKESIRRLADLKKRGVAGAVYTQTTDVEGEINGLMTYDRDVIKIAAGHLKQIAVDAGLISGGNHLTKTRPNIIIVLVDDMGYSDLGCYGGEIDTPNIDALAADGLRFTQFYNQGRCCPTRASLITGLQPHQVGIGHMTAPPGQPLGIEGPYQGYLNDNCTTLAEVLKSADYTTLMTGKWHLGADRKECWPLQRGFDRYYGCISGAINYFKPGGDRGLTEGNEAIDVPQDFYATDTFTDKAIEYIDGATESGDKPFFLYLAYNAPHWPLNAKWEDYQKYRGKYKDGWRAMMQARNERQRELGLLRDDTTPAEHPGPQWDSLDEKQRDRLDAVMAAYAGCIDSIDQNIGKLVGHLKAIDQLDNTVIFFLSDNGACQEGGKLGVGDEAMVKDPPLETTAGVRIGLHWAGACNTPYRKYKHYVHEGGACTPMIAHWPAGIAEKERGTLMHRRAYLQDFMTTVIDLAGGSYPEGIPKCEGQSLGPLLAGTRQDIHFDPLYWEHEGNAAVRMGKWKLVREYEKPWELYDFSKDRNELNDLSKQKPVLRKDMIQMWESWATETGVAFPERFNMYQFLNQKHKQDKAAK, encoded by the coding sequence GTGCCCTCTTGTTTGAAATCTGTGTCGTCGGCACTCGCCGCGCTCGCGGTCATGCTTGTTTGCTCCCCGTGTTTGAAAGCCCAAACCGACGATCCATCCCCCGCATGGTCACCGGTCAAAGACGCGATGGTCAGTCGCTGGGCAAAACAGATCACGCCGGACAACGTTTGGGCCCAGTACCCGCGTCCGCAAATGACGCGTTCGGAGTGGACGAACCTGAACGGGTTGTGGGACTACGCCGTCAGCAACAGCGACGCCGAACAGCCGAATCAGTGGACGGGAAAGATCCTCGTCCCGTTCGCGATCGAATCCCCCTTGTCCGGTGTGGGTCGGCGGCTGGCCGCCGATGAAACACTCTGGTACCGCACCACCTTTGACCGATCCGATGTCTTCCCCGGCGAACAAGCCACTCCGATTCGGATTCATTTCGAAGCCGTCGACTATCGTTGCAACGTCTGGCTGAACGGTCGGTCGTTGGGCGAACACGTCGGCGGAAACCTGCCGTTCTCGTTCCTGGTCGAAGACGGGCTTCGAGACGCGCAAAACGAACTGATTGTCAAAGTCGTGGACGCAACCGATGCGACGGGCAAGTACCAATTGCGCGGCAAGCAAAAGGTCGACAACCGCGGCATCTTCTACACGCCGGTTTCGGGCATCTGGCAAACCGTTTGGATCGAACCGGTCGCCACGTCACACATCGTCGACTTGAAAGTCACCGGCGACGCCAGCGGGAACGTGGTCGTCAACGCCAACACGCAGGGTGACGCCAAATCGATTCGCGTCGTCGCGAAAGACAAACAGCAACAAGTTGCCCAATCCGCGTCGGGCAGCGGCGAAGTCCAGCTTGCCATTGCCGACGGCAAGCTCTGGTCGCCCGATTCGCCGTTTCTGTACGACTTGCAGATCGATCTGCTCGACGACGCGGGACAAGTGGTCGACACAGTCGGATCCTACGTCGGTCTGCGAACCGTGGGCAAACAACGTGACGCCAACGGCGACCTGCGTCTGACGCTCAACGGGCAAGAGATTTTCCACTGGGGGCCGCTCGACCAAGGCTGGTGGCCGGGCGGATTGCTGACGCCCCCATCCGACGAAGCGATCCGATTCGAAATCGACTTCTTGCAACGGGCCGGATTCAACATGATCCGCAAGCACATCAAGGTCGAACCGCGGCGGTACTACTACCACTGCGATCGGGCCGGCATGCTCGTGTGGCAGGACCAGATCGAAGGCGGCGCGGGATTCGAATCCGGCGAATGGCCGAAGTGGCAACGTCTGGATCGCGAACACGAAAAAGCGAACTTGCCCCGATCATGGAAACCCGGCGACCCGCTCGATGCGACGTGGCCCGACGGGGCGCACCGGCAATTCATGACCGAACTGAAAGGAATGGTCGATCACCTTTACAACCATCCGTCCATCGTGACCTGGGTGCCGTTCAACGAGCGATGGGGCCAACACCGGACGATGGAAGTCGGCCGGTGGATCGTCGATTACGATCCGACGCGGCACATCAACATCGCCAGCGGAGGCAACTTTTTCGCCGTCGGTGACATGGCCGACGAGCACGTCTATCCGCACCCGAACTTCCCCGTCGACGACGATCGCTATGACGACTTCGTGAAAATCGTCGGCGAATTCGGCGGCCACGGCTGGCCCGTGGCCAATCACCTGTGGCGCAAAAGCAACCGAAATTGGGGTTACGGCGGGCTGCCGAAAACCAAACCGGAATACATCGAACGCTACAAGGAATCGATCCGTCGCTTGGCCGACCTGAAAAAACGCGGCGTCGCAGGTGCCGTCTACACGCAAACGACCGACGTCGAAGGCGAAATCAATGGATTGATGACCTACGATCGCGACGTCATCAAAATCGCCGCGGGACACTTGAAACAAATCGCCGTCGACGCCGGCTTGATCTCCGGCGGAAACCATCTCACCAAGACCCGGCCGAACATCATCATCGTCCTGGTCGACGACATGGGATATTCCGACCTCGGTTGCTACGGCGGCGAAATCGATACCCCCAACATCGACGCACTGGCCGCCGACGGATTGCGGTTCACCCAGTTCTACAACCAAGGCCGTTGCTGCCCGACGCGGGCAAGCCTGATCACGGGGCTGCAACCGCACCAGGTCGGCATCGGTCACATGACCGCACCGCCCGGACAACCGCTCGGCATTGAAGGTCCCTACCAGGGTTATCTCAACGACAACTGCACGACCCTGGCCGAGGTGCTGAAATCGGCCGACTACACCACGCTGATGACCGGAAAGTGGCATCTGGGGGCCGATCGCAAGGAATGCTGGCCGCTGCAACGAGGATTCGACCGGTACTACGGATGCATCAGCGGCGCGATCAATTACTTCAAACCCGGCGGCGATCGTGGATTGACCGAAGGCAACGAAGCGATCGACGTCCCGCAGGATTTCTACGCCACCGATACCTTCACCGACAAAGCGATCGAGTACATCGACGGTGCGACCGAGTCCGGCGACAAACCGTTTTTCCTGTACCTGGCCTACAACGCGCCCCACTGGCCGCTGAACGCCAAATGGGAAGATTATCAAAAGTACCGCGGCAAGTACAAAGACGGCTGGCGCGCGATGATGCAGGCGCGAAACGAGCGTCAACGTGAACTCGGACTGCTCCGCGACGACACCACGCCCGCCGAACATCCCGGCCCCCAATGGGACAGCTTGGATGAAAAACAACGCGACCGCTTGGATGCCGTCATGGCGGCCTACGCCGGGTGCATCGATTCGATCGATCAGAATATCGGCAAACTGGTCGGGCACCTCAAAGCGATCGACCAATTGGACAACACCGTGATCTTTTTCTTGAGTGACAACGGCGCCTGTCAAGAAGGAGGAAAGCTGGGCGTCGGCGACGAAGCGATGGTCAAAGATCCTCCGCTGGAAACGACCGCCGGCGTTCGCATCGGATTGCACTGGGCCGGTGCCTGCAATACGCCTTATCGAAAGTACAAACACTACGTGCACGAAGGCGGCGCGTGCACGCCGATGATCGCCCATTGGCCGGCCGGAATCGCGGAGAAGGAGCGCGGAACGTTGATGCACCGACGGGCCTACCTGCAAGACTTCATGACCACCGTGATCGACCTGGCCGGCGGTTCCTACCCCGAGGGAATCCCCAAGTGCGAAGGCCAGTCGCTGGGCCCGTTGTTGGCCGGCACACGCCAAGACATCCACTTCGACCCGCTGTACTGGGAACACGAAGGCAACGCGGCGGTCCGCATGGGCAAATGGAAACTCGTCCGCGAATACGAAAAACCGTGGGAGCTGTATGATTTTTCCAAAGACCGCAACGAACTCAATGACCTGTCAAAACAAAAGCCGGTCCTGCGCAAGGACATGATCCAGATGTGGGAGTCCTGGGCCACGGAAACCGGCGTCGCCTTCCCCGAACGCTTCAACATGTACCAGTTTCTCAATCAGAAGCACAAACAGGACAAGGCTGCGAAGTAA
- a CDS encoding DUF1549 domain-containing protein, with protein sequence MRPKLMPLLTCLFAIVAGQVADADDPFVDSVAPVLARRCLSCHNDQKTGGGLSMVDPQRLIDGGYVEVSEAESSHLVELISPSDGRAEMPKDSDPLTAEEITAIRAWIDAGAILPPDYQIQPLKIADRQWWSLEPIVAGAEGTLRTIVDERIDANLARQGLNPLPPADPVTLIRRVTYDLSGLPPTPQQVDAFVAQSRIDSTKAWRDLVDRLLAAPEFGEKWGQHWLDIARYAETHGYDKDQPRNNAWPYRDYVIKSFNSDKPFGQFAREQIAGDVLADDPSEGIVATGFLSAGPWDLIAHVEVGEGKLDGRIAKHLDRDEMAAAVFNVFQSTTIQCAQCHNHKFDPIESEDYYRVHAVFAGVDRANRVYAGLSSDQQRQKQALEHQRDAITRERDEAKKAFEQKVAKQAAAIDPQLDALTQRANQFPPPPQHGFHSQIAARADVVKWVEVDLGTPKPIDRIELVACYDDFNNIGAGFGFPVRFKVDVTAEATLTDQNAVTLFDHTADDFANPEASPVNIEVGNQAVRIVRVTATKLAERRNDFILALGELRVLQNGDGTNVAVGAEVNASDQIPPNARWSAGFLVDETYHRQSLDEAEAKQWKQLREQRRAIVAAATTPEYQQQIEQWKERLAAIEQELKTIPAGQFVYAVATDFPKQGKFVPTEGAVRAIHFLHRGDLQAPGARMLPGAPELWPGGPSRFVDDESYDEAEARTALAHYVTGNDNPLIWRSIANRIWQWTFGKPLVGTPNDFGRMGMLPTHPEILDLLAARLRDDPDQSIKSIVRELVATKAYRRASFVDDLQEVTRTNLTIDASNDGLWRFNRRRLTAEEFRDSVLAVSGTLRTGDRGGPSFKDFVIERPQHSPHYEYDLHDPNDPASHRRTIYRFVVRSQPQPMLTTLDCADPSISIARRDESTTALQALAQWNNRLVEAMSKRFSSRLSAETTTDDEAIRLACRLAWGRDANETERGPLTELLTEHGLETLCRVVLNASAMMYLD encoded by the coding sequence ATGCGCCCCAAATTGATGCCGCTGCTGACGTGTCTGTTCGCGATCGTCGCGGGGCAAGTCGCCGACGCAGACGATCCGTTTGTCGATTCGGTCGCCCCCGTTTTGGCGCGCCGTTGCTTGAGTTGTCACAACGATCAAAAGACCGGTGGCGGGTTGTCGATGGTCGATCCACAGCGATTGATCGACGGCGGATACGTCGAGGTTTCTGAGGCGGAATCCAGCCATCTCGTCGAATTGATCTCGCCGAGCGACGGGCGGGCCGAGATGCCGAAGGACTCCGACCCCCTGACTGCCGAAGAGATCACGGCGATTCGAGCCTGGATCGATGCCGGGGCGATCTTGCCGCCCGACTATCAGATCCAGCCGTTGAAAATTGCCGATCGCCAATGGTGGTCGCTCGAGCCGATCGTTGCCGGCGCCGAGGGAACGCTCCGGACGATCGTCGATGAACGGATCGACGCAAACCTGGCCCGGCAGGGCCTGAATCCGCTGCCGCCGGCGGACCCCGTCACCCTGATCCGGCGAGTCACCTATGACTTAAGCGGGTTGCCTCCGACGCCCCAGCAGGTCGATGCATTTGTCGCGCAGTCCCGCATCGATTCGACGAAAGCCTGGCGGGACTTGGTCGATCGCTTGCTCGCGGCGCCCGAGTTTGGCGAGAAATGGGGGCAGCATTGGTTGGACATCGCACGCTACGCCGAAACGCACGGCTATGACAAAGACCAGCCGCGAAACAACGCCTGGCCCTATCGTGATTACGTCATCAAGAGTTTCAATTCGGACAAGCCGTTTGGGCAGTTTGCTCGCGAGCAGATCGCCGGCGACGTGTTGGCCGACGACCCTTCCGAAGGGATCGTGGCCACCGGTTTTTTGTCGGCGGGCCCTTGGGATTTGATTGCCCATGTGGAAGTCGGCGAAGGCAAGTTGGACGGTCGAATCGCCAAGCATCTGGATCGTGACGAGATGGCCGCGGCCGTGTTCAACGTGTTTCAGAGCACGACGATTCAGTGCGCGCAATGTCACAATCACAAGTTCGATCCGATCGAAAGTGAGGACTACTATCGGGTCCATGCCGTGTTCGCCGGGGTCGACCGCGCCAATCGCGTTTACGCCGGGCTCTCGTCCGATCAACAGCGCCAAAAGCAGGCGTTGGAACATCAGCGCGATGCCATCACTCGCGAGCGTGACGAGGCGAAAAAAGCGTTCGAGCAGAAGGTGGCAAAACAAGCCGCCGCGATCGATCCACAGCTGGACGCGTTGACGCAACGGGCGAATCAATTCCCGCCTCCGCCGCAACATGGCTTTCACAGCCAGATCGCCGCACGCGCCGACGTTGTCAAATGGGTCGAAGTGGATTTGGGAACGCCCAAACCGATCGATCGAATCGAGCTGGTCGCTTGCTACGACGACTTCAACAACATCGGTGCCGGGTTTGGATTTCCCGTTCGATTCAAAGTTGACGTGACCGCGGAAGCAACACTGACCGACCAGAACGCCGTCACCCTCTTCGATCACACCGCCGATGACTTTGCGAATCCGGAAGCCTCGCCGGTCAACATCGAAGTCGGCAACCAAGCGGTACGAATCGTCCGTGTGACGGCGACCAAACTTGCCGAGCGACGCAACGATTTTATTTTGGCACTGGGCGAATTGCGCGTGCTTCAAAACGGCGACGGTACCAACGTCGCGGTGGGAGCCGAAGTCAACGCGTCAGACCAGATTCCGCCCAACGCCCGCTGGTCAGCCGGGTTTCTGGTCGATGAAACGTACCATCGGCAGTCGCTTGACGAAGCCGAGGCCAAGCAGTGGAAACAGCTTCGTGAGCAACGCCGTGCGATCGTTGCCGCGGCGACCACGCCCGAATACCAGCAACAAATCGAGCAATGGAAGGAACGTTTGGCTGCGATCGAACAAGAGCTGAAAACCATTCCCGCAGGGCAGTTCGTGTACGCGGTGGCCACCGATTTTCCGAAACAGGGCAAGTTTGTTCCGACCGAGGGGGCGGTGCGGGCGATCCACTTTCTTCATCGCGGTGACTTGCAGGCACCGGGGGCCAGAATGCTTCCGGGGGCGCCGGAATTATGGCCCGGTGGCCCGTCGCGGTTTGTCGATGACGAAAGCTATGATGAAGCGGAGGCGCGGACCGCGTTGGCACACTATGTCACTGGCAACGACAATCCGCTGATCTGGCGTTCGATCGCGAATCGGATTTGGCAATGGACATTCGGCAAGCCGCTGGTCGGCACGCCGAACGATTTCGGCCGGATGGGGATGTTGCCGACGCATCCCGAAATTCTGGATCTGTTGGCGGCGCGGCTGCGTGACGATCCCGACCAATCGATCAAGTCAATCGTCCGCGAACTGGTCGCGACGAAAGCTTACCGTCGCGCTTCCTTTGTCGACGATTTACAGGAGGTCACGCGAACGAATTTGACGATCGATGCGAGCAACGACGGGTTGTGGCGGTTCAATCGACGCCGTCTGACGGCCGAGGAGTTTCGCGATTCGGTGTTGGCCGTCAGCGGCACGCTTCGCACGGGGGATCGCGGCGGTCCAAGCTTCAAGGACTTTGTCATCGAGCGACCCCAGCACTCGCCGCACTATGAATACGATCTCCACGATCCGAACGACCCCGCATCGCACCGGCGCACGATCTATCGGTTCGTGGTGCGGTCGCAACCGCAGCCGATGTTGACGACACTCGATTGCGCCGATCCATCGATCAGCATTGCGCGTCGCGATGAATCGACCACCGCGCTGCAGGCGCTTGCCCAGTGGAACAACCGGCTCGTCGAAGCGATGTCGAAACGATTTTCCAGTCGGTTGTCCGCCGAAACAACGACGGACGACGAAGCCATCCGACTGGCATGTCGGCTCGCCTGGGGCAGGGACGCGAATGAGACGGAACGTGGTCCGTTAACCGAACTGCTGACCGAACACGGTCTGGAAACGCTTTGCCGAGTCGTCCTGAATGCGAGTGCGATGATGTATCTCGATTGA
- a CDS encoding DUF1501 domain-containing protein, with product MKFQTIHRRSILRQGLGGFAGIALADLLHREDASADVVLHHPPKAKRVVQLFMAGAASHVDTFDYKPALGKRNGEPWDPGETVELFQSQPGDCFASPWKFKPYGQSGKQLSEIVAPLGEVVDEIAFIHNLVGKTGVHSQGTLLQTTGFNLPGFPSAGSWVSYGLGSENENLPTFVVLPDHRGFASNGAKNWGNAFLSASHQGTVLRPSGKTPITDLFPPESDFITPESDRAGLQALKQLNTAYAARRPSDDRLDARVRSYELAAAMQLSATDALDLSSEPQHIRDLYGLVDEGSHVDDTEINPKAETEFFGRKCLVARRLLERGVRFVQIWSGNDNGFPRRNWDSHENVARDHGPLALGMSHGAAALIKDLAQRGMLDDTLIVWTTEFGRMPCSQGSEGRDHNPFVFTNWMCGGGVTPGTFGRSDEWGFRPESRDHATTVYDINATMLHLLGIDHKRLTVRHNGIDRRLTDVHGQVLRGVVGG from the coding sequence ATGAAATTCCAGACGATCCATCGACGATCGATTCTCCGTCAGGGGCTCGGCGGGTTTGCCGGAATCGCGCTGGCGGACTTGCTGCATCGCGAGGATGCCTCGGCCGATGTGGTGCTGCACCATCCGCCCAAAGCCAAGCGGGTCGTTCAATTGTTCATGGCGGGTGCGGCCAGTCACGTGGACACGTTTGACTACAAACCGGCCTTGGGAAAACGCAACGGCGAGCCGTGGGATCCCGGTGAGACCGTCGAGCTGTTTCAGAGCCAGCCCGGTGATTGCTTTGCCAGTCCTTGGAAATTTAAACCGTACGGACAAAGCGGCAAGCAGCTCAGCGAAATCGTCGCGCCGCTCGGTGAGGTCGTCGACGAGATCGCGTTCATTCACAATCTGGTCGGCAAAACCGGTGTCCACAGCCAGGGCACGCTGCTGCAGACCACGGGATTCAACTTGCCGGGATTCCCCAGCGCGGGCTCGTGGGTGTCCTATGGCTTGGGCAGCGAAAACGAGAATCTACCGACCTTCGTCGTGTTGCCCGATCATCGCGGGTTCGCTTCCAACGGTGCCAAAAATTGGGGCAACGCGTTTTTGTCGGCAAGCCACCAGGGCACGGTGTTGCGGCCCAGCGGCAAGACGCCGATCACGGATCTGTTCCCACCGGAAAGCGATTTCATCACGCCGGAGAGCGACCGTGCGGGGTTGCAGGCACTGAAACAACTCAACACCGCCTATGCGGCGCGCCGACCGAGTGACGATCGGCTTGACGCCCGCGTCCGCTCGTATGAGCTGGCCGCCGCAATGCAGCTCTCGGCCACCGACGCGCTGGACCTGTCCTCCGAGCCGCAGCACATCCGCGATCTGTATGGATTGGTCGATGAGGGTTCGCACGTCGATGACACGGAGATCAACCCGAAAGCCGAAACCGAGTTCTTTGGACGCAAGTGTTTGGTCGCGCGGCGATTGCTCGAACGCGGTGTGCGATTTGTGCAAATCTGGAGCGGCAATGACAACGGGTTTCCACGCCGAAATTGGGACAGCCATGAGAACGTGGCGCGCGATCATGGCCCGTTGGCGTTGGGGATGTCACACGGAGCGGCGGCATTGATCAAAGATCTGGCGCAGCGAGGGATGTTGGACGACACGTTGATCGTGTGGACCACCGAGTTCGGGCGGATGCCGTGTTCTCAGGGCAGCGAAGGCCGTGACCACAATCCCTTCGTGTTCACCAATTGGATGTGCGGCGGCGGCGTCACGCCCGGAACCTTCGGCAGAAGCGACGAGTGGGGGTTCCGTCCCGAAAGCCGTGACCATGCGACGACCGTTTACGACATCAATGCAACGATGCTGCACCTGCTGGGCATCGATCACAAACGGCTGACGGTACGACACAACGGCATTGACCGACGCCTGACCGACGTCCACGGGCAGGTGCTGCGAGGTGTGGTGGGCGGTTGA